Within Flagellimonas maritima, the genomic segment GATAAAAAAACAGATTGTGCCATAGAGGTTTTTAATATGATGGGCATGTTAATCAAACAAGAGACCTTTCAGAATACGGACAGGCTCGAAATTAACAAACTTTATGGTCTTTCGGCAGGTTTTTATGTTATAAGGGTCGTAGATGGTAACGGAGATATTCTTTTGGCGAAACGAGTAGTAAAGCTATAGGTATTTCTTGTTTTAATTCCCACGATTACTTACTTAATGTTTTTTGGAGTGGTCCATATGTATGGTATTTGGATCACGGTATTTGCAGCATTCAGGTAATTTATCATAAACTGCTGCCTCCGCTTCAGCCATATCAGTATCGTGGCCTACTTCAGCTATAGCTTTTTTAATGTCCAAAGGGTTGCATTTGTTTTCGTTGATAATAAGTGAGAGTTGTTTGGTTGGAATATCCCAAGAAGCGTATTTGACACCTTTCAATTTTATTGCGGTCTCTTCAATCCGTTCTTTGCACATACCGCAATTGCCCTTTACCTCAAAAGTCACCTTTTTGTTTTTTTGCTGCGCGCTTATTTGAATCGAAATTGTTAGAAACAAAATAAGCATAAATGATTTTTTCATTTTAATCGGTATTAATTTTATATCGTAATCCTATATAATAAGTTGCCTCTAGAACGGGAGCAAATGACAATGTACTATCAAAATATGGACCAAATGGATCATTGCTACCCAGAATTGGATTCCTTAGCGTGTAATTTGTAATATTTTCACCCCCTAAATATACTTCGAATTGATTTGAAAATACTCTGGTAACCTGAAAATTCAAAGTACTGAAAGAGGGAGAAAAATCATCGAACCGGAATTCTGCTGGATTAAGTTCAGTACTAGGGATTCTCTGTCTTCCCAACCAATTCCAAGTAAAATCCAATCGCCATTGGGCACCTTCTCCTTTTTTCAATGTTTCATAGTTCAAATTCATGAAAACCCTGTGCTCTGGCTGTAACGGTTTTTGTAATCTTTCTGAGGTATAGTCTATAACAACATCATAATTTTTATAAGTGGCCCTTACATCTAAATTTTGAACCAATTCGTAATTAAAATCAAATTGAAAACTATTGGAATAACTGTCACCGTATAGATTGTAAAAAGAGATTTCCCTTGCGTTTTCCCAATCAACAATGACCTGATCTTGAAAACTTGTTCTATAAAAATCAAGTGAAAGCTCCATAGTCCGGTTCCATAAATACAATTTTTGTATAAATCCAGCTCCAAAATTCCAAGCTATTTCTGGCTTCAATCCGTAAATATCCCCACCGTTATCTATAACATTTATCTGTCTTGATGAAGCAAATAGTTGTTGGTTTTCAGAAAAGATATTTGCCGCTCTTTTACCTCTTCCGATAGAACCCCTTAGGCTTGCCTTGTCCCATAGTGAATATCTTGCATGTAATCTAGGCGTTATAAAAGTTGAAAGCCTATTGCCGTGATCTAATCGAAGACCGGCTACAAAACTTAAGCGTTCAAGGCTATCATAGGTGTATTCAAAAAATCCTCCAAATGTGTTATCCGTTCTTTGTAGTATTTCACTGTTTACATTTTCATCAAAAACATCGTAAGTAAAACTTATGCCAGTTTTAAATTTGTGCTGTGTACTGCCTAAAATACTGTTGAAAATAGCGTTGGAGTAAAAGGAGCGATGTGCAATATCGTACAAATTGAATCCATAGTACGAGTTTTGCTCGTGATTACTGTAAGCAGCTTGAAAGCCTATGCTCTGGTAAGGTAATTCGGGAAAAACATATCCTACTTTTGTGGAAATATCCAAGCGTCGCGTATTTACTTCACTTCCCCAAGCATTGGTCGTAAACCTATCCACATCTGGATTGAAGGTAAGTTGTCCAGTCTGTTTTTCATCATCCAAATATTGTAGGTTCAGAAATCCCACCCAACCTTTATCAGTATCTAAATATTGCCATCTGTTCATGAAATTGACCTGGTTTGCTAAGGGAGTATCTAAAAATGAATCAGAATTGCGATCTATTTCACCATTCCTTAAATTACCATGTAAATAAATACCTGTAGCCCATTTTTCCGAAATAACATGATTGTATCGTGCATTGAACTCATATCTTTCATAGTTGTTGGCGTAAAGATTAAGGAAGAGTTTTTTATCGGTTAAAGGTTTTACCAGTTCTGTATTGATTTGGCCGGAAATACTTTCAAACCCATTGAGTACGTTACCTGCACCTTTGGTAATCTGAATACTTTCTATCCAAGAGCCTGGCACAAAAGAGAGTCCATAAATTTGTGATGCGCCCCTTATTGAAGGCATATTTTCTTGCGTAAATAAAAGATAAGGGCTATTTAGCCCCAACATTTGTATTTGTTTGGCCCCAGTTACTGCATCAGAAATATTAACATCAACAGATGGGTTTGTTTCAAAACTTTCGGAAAGATTGCAACAAGCTGCTTTTAGCATTTCACGACTATCCACCGTAACCACATTTTGAACATCGAACAACGATTTTTGTAAAGGATTTATTTTTTTTCTAACGACAACTTCTTCTAAATCCAATTGCTTTCGTAGTCTAATTTTACCCAAATTTGGTCTATTGGCATTTATGGTATCTGCTAGATAACCAATATGTTGAATGACGAGATTCCTGTAATCTTTTTGGTACGGTATTGAAAATTCCCCTTTATTATTGGTTACGGTACATATAGAGCTGCCCAACCAAAAAACATTTACATCTGGCAATAGAACTTCTTTCTCATCAACATACGCGGCGACAACCCCTTTTATCTGTAGCTGGGCCGTCGCTGCAAAGCGGACAAATAGGCTTAAAAGAATTATGAAAAAACTTTTATAGAGCAAATAGTTGGTTTTGAGGTTTTTTTGCTAAAGGACTGCAACATAATATAAATGATAACCCGAGTTAAAAAACATATTATAAAGTCATGGATAAAAGTATGCCAATCTGTATTTCCGATACTAGATTCTTACCAAGAATCCTTTACAAATATAAGAATCGATGTTCTGGTTTAAATGAATTCGAAGAGTTGTATATCGTTGAAATGTACGTTTGACAGAGTTTTTTGACACTTAGCGGGTATTCTATCTATGTGGACTTAAAAACATTAATTTTATAAAAAAATATTGCTTTATATCCTCTACTTACAGATTATAGATTTACGTAATCTCTTGTATTTTTTAATAAAAAATCATTTGCCAAAAAAAGAGGAAAAAGTGTTAACAAAAAAAACGTTAATAGATGGTTATGAAATATATAAGTTTTATATTCATAATGTCATTGATAATAGTTTGCGCACCTGGTAAAAGTAACCAAGTAAAAATGGTTACTAAAATACGGGTATTGAACAATAGTGAATATTTTCTTAAAAATGTATCGTTATTTTCTATGTCTTTTAACGACTTAGAGCCTAAAGCAATAAGTAGCTATAGAGTTTTAAAGTACAATAGCTTAAGAGACGATCCGTTAATATATACAACAGTGGAAGGTCAAAATTTGGCACTCTACTTAAAAATACCTCAAGAGATGGAGAGAAGCACTTACATTGTGGATAGTATTGATATGAAATACAAAGTTATTCATGTAAGTCTTCAAATAGATCCTTGACCGATTTGAGTTGACTATTATTATCCGACTAGCGAATGCCCCCATCCAAAGTCTTTTTTTTGAAATGATAAATTGTTTGTTTTACAATGAGAATATTGGAGTTTACCCGTAAATATTTATTTTGGACCGTTGATTTTCTTTACGGTGGAGGGGTTAGAAAGCATTATAATGATATAAAATCAATCCATGAAGATTTCGGTTCCGAAAATTCCAAGCTACGAAGGAAAAGTAATCTAGAGAAGGTACTTAAGCATACTGTTGAAACAGTACCATTTTATAATTCGTTCAAACTACCTATTACTCTTTCAGACTTTCCAATAGTTGATAAAGCTACAATCCGGGAAAATTATGACCTTTTTAGAAGCAAGAATTTTTTGGATAAAAATCAATACGAAGTGGTAACAAGCGGATCTACGGGGAATCCATTCAAGATATACCATGACAGGAATAAAAGAAACAGAAGTACGGCCGATACCATCTATTATGGAAAGATGGCCGGATTTGAAATTGGATCAAGGCTATACTATTTTAGATTATGGGACAAACAATACAGGAAAAGTAATTTACTTTCTTGGATTCAAAACGTGGTTATGCATTCTGTTGATGATTTCAATGAAGAATATCTTTCCAAAGTGATTGACCAGCTTGAAAATGATTCATCTGTCAAGGGGATACTTGGATATTCATCAGGTCTTCAATCTATCTGCAAACATTTGGACAATTCTGAAAGGAAAATCAAGGATTGCAAGGTTAAAACTGTAATATCGATGGCTGAAAGCCTAAATGATTATACAAGAAACGCGCTAAAGCGCCATTTTGGCGTAAAACCTGTTTCAAGGTATTCCAATAGTGAAAATGGAATCATTGCCCAACAGAATTTAATTGATAACAACGAGAGCGATTATGAAATAAACTGGGCAAGTTATCATGTGGAAATTTTTGCAATGAACGAAGATGTTCCATTACCCCATGGTGAGACAGGCAGGATTGTGGTCACCGATCTCTTTAACTGTGCTATGCCTCTGGTACGATATGATACTGGAGATGTAGGGAAATTGGGTTATGACCCTAAGAATCCTGGTAAACCGATGGTTTTTACCCAAATTGAGGGTAGAAAAATGGATATGTTTACCAATACTAGAGGTGAATATGTGTCACCCCATATCATTCATCAAATTTTACAGTACGACCAAATTGATCAATTTCAGTTTATACAGGAGGAAAACTCTAATTACATTATTAAACTTAAATTATTGAATCGTTTTGACTATAGCAATGAAGTAAAGCTT encodes:
- a CDS encoding phenylacetate--CoA ligase family protein, translated to MRILEFTRKYLFWTVDFLYGGGVRKHYNDIKSIHEDFGSENSKLRRKSNLEKVLKHTVETVPFYNSFKLPITLSDFPIVDKATIRENYDLFRSKNFLDKNQYEVVTSGSTGNPFKIYHDRNKRNRSTADTIYYGKMAGFEIGSRLYYFRLWDKQYRKSNLLSWIQNVVMHSVDDFNEEYLSKVIDQLENDSSVKGILGYSSGLQSICKHLDNSERKIKDCKVKTVISMAESLNDYTRNALKRHFGVKPVSRYSNSENGIIAQQNLIDNNESDYEINWASYHVEIFAMNEDVPLPHGETGRIVVTDLFNCAMPLVRYDTGDVGKLGYDPKNPGKPMVFTQIEGRKMDMFTNTRGEYVSPHIIHQILQYDQIDQFQFIQEENSNYIIKLKLLNRFDYSNEVKLIEQYKAYFGDDAKIKVEYVNEIPLLLSGKRKLVINKAINTLNSKESDRTERRGEDSCGEECETEYRS
- a CDS encoding heavy-metal-associated domain-containing protein, with product MKKSFMLILFLTISIQISAQQKNKKVTFEVKGNCGMCKERIEETAIKLKGVKYASWDIPTKQLSLIINENKCNPLDIKKAIAEVGHDTDMAEAEAAVYDKLPECCKYRDPNTIHMDHSKKH
- a CDS encoding TonB-dependent receptor, whose translation is MLYKSFFIILLSLFVRFAATAQLQIKGVVAAYVDEKEVLLPDVNVFWLGSSICTVTNNKGEFSIPYQKDYRNLVIQHIGYLADTINANRPNLGKIRLRKQLDLEEVVVRKKINPLQKSLFDVQNVVTVDSREMLKAACCNLSESFETNPSVDVNISDAVTGAKQIQMLGLNSPYLLFTQENMPSIRGASQIYGLSFVPGSWIESIQITKGAGNVLNGFESISGQINTELVKPLTDKKLFLNLYANNYERYEFNARYNHVISEKWATGIYLHGNLRNGEIDRNSDSFLDTPLANQVNFMNRWQYLDTDKGWVGFLNLQYLDDEKQTGQLTFNPDVDRFTTNAWGSEVNTRRLDISTKVGYVFPELPYQSIGFQAAYSNHEQNSYYGFNLYDIAHRSFYSNAIFNSILGSTQHKFKTGISFTYDVFDENVNSEILQRTDNTFGGFFEYTYDSLERLSFVAGLRLDHGNRLSTFITPRLHARYSLWDKASLRGSIGRGKRAANIFSENQQLFASSRQINVIDNGGDIYGLKPEIAWNFGAGFIQKLYLWNRTMELSLDFYRTSFQDQVIVDWENAREISFYNLYGDSYSNSFQFDFNYELVQNLDVRATYKNYDVVIDYTSERLQKPLQPEHRVFMNLNYETLKKGEGAQWRLDFTWNWLGRQRIPSTELNPAEFRFDDFSPSFSTLNFQVTRVFSNQFEVYLGGENITNYTLRNPILGSNDPFGPYFDSTLSFAPVLEATYYIGLRYKINTD